A genomic region of Pirellulales bacterium contains the following coding sequences:
- a CDS encoding GNAT family N-acetyltransferase: protein MPIEFSHGLLRTWQWEDAAALVTQANNRRVSQNMRDAFPFPYTADDADRWLTVANKYDPPRNFAIVVAGAPVGGLGLVLKDDVYHRTAEIGYWLGEDYWRRGIATAAVRAAVDYAFATFDLCRLYAGVFAWNPASARVLEKAGFTCEARLRNAITKDGRTTDELIYAIVREP from the coding sequence ATGCCCATAGAATTCTCTCATGGCCTGCTTCGCACCTGGCAATGGGAAGATGCGGCGGCGCTGGTGACGCAGGCCAATAACCGCCGCGTCTCGCAGAACATGCGTGACGCGTTTCCGTTCCCCTATACGGCCGACGACGCCGATCGCTGGCTGACCGTAGCCAACAAGTACGACCCGCCACGGAACTTCGCCATCGTCGTCGCGGGCGCTCCGGTCGGGGGCTTGGGCCTGGTGCTGAAAGACGACGTCTACCACCGCACGGCCGAAATCGGCTACTGGCTGGGCGAAGACTACTGGCGACGTGGCATCGCCACCGCCGCGGTGCGGGCCGCGGTCGACTATGCCTTTGCAACGTTCGATCTCTGCCGGCTGTATGCCGGAGTTTTCGCTTGGAATCCGGCCAGCGCGCGAGTGCTGGAAAAAGCCGGTTTCACCTGCGAGGCACGCTTGCGCAACGCCATTACCAAGGATGGCCGCACGACCGACGAACTGATCTACGCGATCGTGCGCGAACCGTAG
- a CDS encoding DUF1501 domain-containing protein, with protein sequence MLNILGGTRHVCGGVSRRQMMQIGGAGLFGLSLSKLWAAEAQATQAGAAATAPPARAKSVIFLFLFGGPSQLETFDLKPAAPAKIRGPFQPIASKTPGLLISEHLPRVAAVSDKLCVIRSMTHPYNDHSTAGHYIQTGHPWHLPIGGGFNATEKDWPAMGSVVEHVDQHATGGQQRDIPSYVYLPNRLGHMQEYSTKLDRPGQYAGWLGRGYDALATDIRKRDEKDNPFYRDCTDEDLDFRIKGLAADGSLSVDRLNQRRTLLEQFDDQRRRLDRDAFATPYQRFQERALSLVTSERTRQALDIRQEPAALRDRYGRHLFGQSTLLARRLIEAGSRFVTVAWDAVDGYGWDSHINSDDVRKFLLPGLDSGLSTLVTDLDERGLLDETLVVCVGEMGRTPAATGNWGRGHWSTLFPAVVAGGGIRGGIAYGQSDKDAAMPILHPTSPEDLAATIFHALGIDPEMRVADPQGRPTPLVDGGKPLHALFG encoded by the coding sequence ATGCTGAATATCCTAGGTGGCACTCGGCATGTTTGCGGCGGCGTTTCGCGCCGCCAAATGATGCAAATCGGCGGAGCCGGGCTGTTCGGGCTGAGCCTTAGCAAGCTGTGGGCGGCCGAAGCCCAAGCGACACAGGCAGGCGCTGCTGCAACCGCGCCGCCCGCCCGGGCCAAAAGCGTCATTTTCTTGTTTCTGTTTGGCGGTCCCAGCCAGCTAGAGACCTTCGATCTGAAGCCTGCCGCCCCAGCCAAAATTCGCGGACCCTTTCAACCGATCGCGTCCAAGACTCCGGGGTTGCTGATCAGCGAGCATCTGCCGCGCGTAGCGGCCGTGAGCGACAAGCTGTGCGTTATTCGTTCGATGACGCACCCCTACAACGACCACAGCACAGCCGGGCATTACATTCAAACGGGTCATCCCTGGCACCTGCCTATAGGCGGCGGTTTTAACGCGACGGAAAAAGACTGGCCGGCGATGGGCTCGGTCGTCGAGCATGTCGACCAGCATGCGACTGGCGGCCAGCAGCGCGACATTCCCAGCTATGTCTACTTGCCCAACCGCCTGGGGCACATGCAGGAATACAGCACCAAGCTCGATCGGCCTGGCCAATACGCCGGCTGGCTGGGGCGCGGTTACGATGCATTGGCGACCGACATTCGCAAACGGGACGAGAAGGATAATCCTTTCTACCGCGATTGCACGGACGAGGACCTCGATTTCCGCATCAAGGGGCTGGCCGCGGACGGCAGCCTGTCGGTCGATCGCTTGAACCAAAGGCGGACTTTGCTCGAACAGTTCGACGACCAGCGCCGTCGCCTCGATCGCGACGCGTTCGCCACGCCCTACCAGCGCTTTCAGGAGCGGGCGTTATCGCTTGTCACGTCCGAGCGCACGCGGCAAGCACTCGATATTCGCCAAGAGCCGGCCGCATTGCGCGATCGCTATGGCCGGCACTTATTCGGGCAGTCAACGTTGCTGGCTCGGCGGCTGATCGAAGCTGGCTCGCGTTTCGTCACGGTCGCCTGGGATGCCGTCGACGGTTACGGCTGGGACTCGCACATCAACAGTGACGACGTGCGAAAATTCTTGCTGCCCGGGCTCGACTCGGGCCTATCGACGCTGGTTACCGATTTGGACGAGCGCGGTTTGCTCGACGAGACACTGGTCGTATGCGTCGGAGAAATGGGGCGCACACCGGCGGCGACTGGCAACTGGGGGCGCGGGCATTGGAGCACGCTCTTCCCAGCTGTTGTGGCCGGCGGAGGTATTCGCGGCGGCATCGCCTATGGGCAATCGGATAAAGACGCAGCGATGCCGATCCTGCACCCAACCAGCCCCGAGGATTTGGCGGCCACGATCTTTCATGCCCTGGGCATCGACCCTGAAATGCGCGTGGCCGATCCGCAGGGGCGGCCCACACCGCTGGTGGATGGCGGCAAGCCGCTACACGCCCTGTTCGGCTAA